One stretch of Thalassovita sp. DNA includes these proteins:
- a CDS encoding ABC transporter permease: MTDEKQTAPIGALSDPMPSAPPRSQWRAVWEQFKTHKGALLGGIIFLVIVLTVFVGPWIWPYDPTYIDIRARNQGPSFAHPLGTDQLGRDTLARMMAGGQVSVAVGITAMLLALFLGSLVGVLAGFFKKLDGPLMRLTDLFLALPLLPLLLVMVLLFRDTLNQAFGPETGIFILIVLAIGVTSWMPTARIVRGDVLALKEREFVLAARSIGTKNGKMITRHILPNVLSPIMVSATLGIANAIITESALSFLGLGFPPDFPTWGRLLFDATDYLQQYPERVFWPGLAISLTVLSVNYLGDGLRDALDPRIRGR, from the coding sequence ATGACTGATGAAAAGCAAACCGCACCGATCGGCGCCCTGTCCGATCCGATGCCCTCTGCCCCGCCGCGCAGCCAATGGCGTGCCGTGTGGGAGCAGTTCAAAACCCACAAAGGGGCTTTGCTGGGCGGTATCATCTTCCTGGTGATCGTTCTGACGGTGTTTGTTGGTCCCTGGATCTGGCCGTATGACCCGACCTACATCGACATCCGCGCCCGGAACCAGGGCCCGAGTTTTGCCCACCCGCTGGGCACCGATCAGCTGGGCCGCGATACGCTGGCGCGTATGATGGCCGGCGGTCAGGTTTCGGTTGCCGTGGGCATCACCGCGATGCTGCTGGCGCTGTTCCTGGGCTCGCTGGTGGGCGTGCTGGCCGGCTTCTTCAAGAAGCTCGACGGCCCGCTGATGCGTCTCACTGACCTGTTCCTGGCGCTGCCGCTACTGCCGCTTCTCTTGGTTATGGTGCTGTTGTTCCGCGACACGCTGAACCAGGCCTTTGGACCTGAGACCGGGATCTTCATCCTTATCGTTCTGGCCATCGGTGTGACCAGCTGGATGCCGACCGCACGGATCGTGCGCGGTGACGTTCTGGCGCTGAAGGAGCGTGAGTTCGTTCTGGCCGCCCGTTCCATCGGGACCAAAAACGGCAAGATGATCACCCGCCACATCCTGCCCAACGTGCTGTCGCCCATCATGGTGTCGGCCACGCTGGGGATCGCCAACGCGATCATCACGGAATCGGCGCTGTCCTTCCTTGGCCTTGGCTTCCCGCCGGACTTCCCGACCTGGGGCCGCCTGCTGTTTGATGCCACCGACTACCTACAGCAATACCCTGAGCGGGTGTTCTGGCCGGGTCTGGCCATCTCGCTGACGGTGCTGAGTGTGAACTACCTTGGCGACGGTCTGCGCGACGCATTGGATCCCCGGATCCGCGGCCGCTAA
- a CDS encoding ABC transporter ATP-binding protein: protein MLDQPIAKIENLRVEFQTKDGPVVGVEDVSFDVNPGETVCIVGESGSGKSVSSLSLMRLVEFGGGEIAGGRLLFDRKEGEQINLADTDQDLMRTIRGNEIGMIFQEPMTALNPVFTVGRQLTEGLRLHKGLSKKEAEARALDLLKQVRIPEPERRLKQYPHELSGGMRQRVVIAMALACEPRLLIADEPTTALDVTIQAEILALMDRLKRETGTAVMFITHDMAVVAQMADRVVVMFRGNKVEEGTVKEIFENPQHDYTKALLAAVPKLGEMKGKALPEPMKLLGRENQNLDPIAGTDEPLLEVKNLITRFPVKGGFFRRTVANVHAVEDVSFTLNKGRTLSLVGESGCGKSTAGRSILRLVEPQAGHINIDGKDIMALDHNELRAARLDMQMIFQDPFASLNPQMMLGDQVAEPMRNYGTHSSGEMQKRVEMLFDRVELPRSFLRRYPHELSGGQRQRVAIARALALNPKLIIADEAVSALDVSVQAQVLNLMMELQAELGLSFLFISHDMAVVERVSHDVGVMYLGRIVELGPRQAVFEDPQHPYTQALMKAVPIADPNQRKSERELNFKPIPSPIHPVGYEPGPSEYKEVSPGHFVLTSESGY from the coding sequence ATGCTGGATCAACCGATTGCAAAGATCGAAAACCTTCGGGTTGAATTTCAGACCAAGGACGGGCCCGTCGTTGGTGTGGAAGATGTCTCATTTGACGTAAATCCGGGTGAAACCGTTTGTATCGTTGGGGAATCTGGCTCCGGTAAATCGGTCTCCAGCCTCTCCTTGATGCGTCTGGTTGAATTTGGCGGCGGCGAAATTGCCGGCGGCCGACTGCTGTTTGATCGCAAAGAAGGTGAGCAGATCAACCTGGCTGACACCGATCAGGATCTCATGCGGACGATTCGCGGCAATGAGATTGGTATGATATTCCAGGAACCAATGACCGCGCTGAATCCGGTGTTCACCGTGGGCCGTCAGCTGACTGAGGGTCTGCGCCTGCACAAGGGTCTGTCTAAAAAAGAGGCAGAGGCCCGCGCGTTGGATCTGTTGAAGCAGGTCCGCATCCCGGAACCGGAGCGTCGGCTGAAACAATACCCCCACGAACTGTCCGGCGGCATGCGTCAGCGTGTTGTGATCGCCATGGCGCTGGCCTGTGAGCCGCGTCTGTTGATTGCGGATGAGCCGACCACCGCGCTGGATGTGACCATTCAGGCAGAGATCCTGGCCCTGATGGATCGTCTGAAACGTGAAACCGGCACGGCCGTGATGTTCATCACCCACGACATGGCGGTTGTGGCGCAGATGGCGGACCGCGTGGTTGTCATGTTCCGCGGCAATAAGGTCGAAGAGGGCACGGTTAAGGAAATCTTTGAGAACCCGCAGCACGACTACACCAAGGCGCTGCTGGCCGCGGTTCCGAAACTGGGTGAGATGAAAGGCAAGGCGCTGCCGGAGCCGATGAAGCTTCTGGGCCGTGAGAACCAGAACCTTGACCCAATCGCCGGCACTGATGAGCCGCTGCTGGAAGTGAAGAACCTCATCACCCGTTTCCCGGTGAAGGGTGGCTTCTTCCGCCGCACCGTTGCCAATGTGCACGCGGTTGAGGATGTGAGCTTCACCCTCAACAAAGGGCGCACTCTGTCGCTGGTGGGGGAATCGGGCTGTGGTAAATCCACTGCTGGCCGGTCGATCCTGCGTCTGGTGGAACCGCAGGCGGGCCATATCAACATCGATGGCAAAGACATCATGGCGCTGGATCACAATGAACTGCGCGCCGCCCGTCTGGACATGCAGATGATCTTCCAGGATCCCTTTGCCTCGCTGAACCCGCAGATGATGCTGGGCGATCAGGTGGCCGAGCCGATGCGTAACTACGGCACCCATTCCAGCGGTGAGATGCAGAAACGGGTTGAGATGCTGTTTGACCGGGTCGAACTGCCGCGCAGCTTCCTGCGCCGCTACCCGCACGAACTGTCCGGCGGTCAGCGTCAGCGTGTGGCGATCGCCCGTGCTTTGGCGTTGAACCCCAAGCTGATCATCGCTGATGAGGCAGTATCGGCGCTGGACGTTTCGGTACAGGCGCAGGTTTTGAACCTGATGATGGAATTGCAGGCGGAACTGGGCCTGTCCTTCCTGTTCATCAGCCACGACATGGCCGTGGTGGAACGGGTCAGCCACGATGTGGGCGTGATGTATCTGGGTCGGATCGTCGAACTGGGGCCGCGTCAGGCCGTGTTCGAAGATCCGCAGCACCCCTACACTCAGGCGCTGATGAAGGCGGTTCCAATTGCGGATCCGAACCAGCGCAAGTCTGAGCGTGAGCTTAACTTCAAGCCGATCCCATCGCCGATCCACCCCGTTGGATATGAGCCGGGCCCGTCTGAGTACAAGGAAGTGAGCCCCGGCCACTTCGTGCTCACCTCGGAAAGCGGTTACTGA
- a CDS encoding ABC transporter permease, with amino-acid sequence MLTFTVRRLVLAVPTLLFISLVIFLLLELAPGDPMAQVPLTVPPEVKEKMREALGLGQPVHIRFVKWLVQFFWIEPQVLFDHVFGTTFAEGKLRVLSWQTRSPVMDIVVQRMPQTLWVVGMSYIIGVLIALPIGIYSAYRQYSIFDQVGTFISMIGFSVPTFFTGVLLIVIFSVNLGWFPSIYDTTHKVTDWDSFVVQLRQLAMPVFVLALYNAAQISRFMRASMLDNLNQDYVRTARAKGLGEKAVVLVHVLRNSMIPVVTVIALGAPQVFGGAIITEQVFKVNGLGHLLIGAIEANDLPTVQTLTFIFALLIVVFNIIADVLYGILDPRIRYD; translated from the coding sequence ATGCTGACTTTTACTGTTCGACGATTGGTGTTGGCCGTGCCAACCCTGTTGTTCATCAGCCTTGTCATCTTCCTATTGCTCGAGCTGGCGCCGGGCGATCCGATGGCACAGGTCCCGCTCACCGTACCGCCAGAGGTAAAGGAAAAGATGCGCGAAGCGCTGGGTCTCGGCCAGCCAGTGCACATCCGTTTCGTCAAATGGCTGGTGCAATTCTTCTGGATTGAACCCCAGGTTCTCTTTGACCACGTCTTTGGCACCACCTTCGCCGAAGGCAAGCTGCGCGTGCTCAGCTGGCAGACCCGTTCGCCGGTTATGGACATCGTTGTGCAGCGTATGCCGCAGACCCTGTGGGTGGTGGGCATGTCCTATATCATCGGTGTGCTGATCGCGCTGCCGATCGGGATCTACTCGGCCTACCGCCAGTATTCGATCTTCGATCAGGTTGGTACTTTCATCTCGATGATCGGCTTCTCGGTGCCCACCTTCTTCACCGGCGTTCTGTTGATCGTGATCTTCTCGGTGAACCTTGGCTGGTTCCCCTCGATCTATGACACCACCCATAAGGTGACCGATTGGGACAGCTTCGTTGTGCAGCTGCGACAGCTGGCGATGCCGGTCTTTGTACTGGCGCTTTACAACGCCGCACAGATCAGCCGCTTCATGCGGGCCTCGATGCTGGACAACCTCAATCAGGACTATGTGCGCACCGCACGGGCCAAAGGCCTGGGTGAAAAGGCCGTGGTGCTGGTACACGTGCTGCGCAACTCGATGATCCCGGTTGTGACCGTGATTGCCCTGGGGGCGCCGCAGGTCTTTGGGGGTGCGATCATCACCGAACAGGTGTTCAAGGTGAACGGTCTGGGCCATCTGCTGATCGGCGCGATTGAGGCCAACGACCTGCCGACCGTGCAGACGCTGACCTTTATCTTTGCGCTGCTGATCGTGGTCTTCAACATCATTGCCGATGTCCTCTACGGCATCCTGGACCCGAGGATTCGCTATGACTGA
- a CDS encoding peptide ABC transporter substrate-binding protein, with protein MKIKTLMLGAVAATALAPAAIAERGSDGHVNIIYWQAPSILNPYLSSGTKDIESASLVIEPLGRYDPTGALVPYLAEEIPTLENGGVSEDLKTITWKLKSGLKWSDGSALTSADVKFTADYCMHPEGGCAQLAKFEGVESVDVIDDLTVKVTFGEPKPNPYGPFMGGQSPIIQAAQFADCMGAKAPECTTANFGPIGTGPFVVTEFKPNDVISMEANQNYRDAAKPAFATLTFKGGGDATAAGRAVLETGEFDYAWNLQLAPEVIANMEKGGKGKTVAAFGSLVERIEMNMTNPSPDLPEGERSTAAHPHPFLSDLSVRKALSMAIDRELLVEIGYGKAGRPTCNLVPAPAIYASDNTDCLTQDIAGANALLDEAGWVKGADGIRAKDGVKLSILYQTSTNAVRQDFQALIKQWWSEIGVETELRNISASVFFGGDPGSPDTFQKFYADAEMYANNFDGTDPESYLAQNTCDKAPKPESQWQGENINRFCNPEFDALVAELAKTGSLAKRGELGRKLNDMLTKDSYVKIPLVDRGRVSAHANTLGGVVLNTWDSELWNVADWHRVK; from the coding sequence ATGAAAATTAAAACTCTCATGCTAGGTGCCGTCGCTGCGACCGCCCTGGCACCGGCTGCAATCGCTGAGCGCGGTTCCGACGGCCACGTCAACATCATCTACTGGCAGGCGCCTTCGATCCTGAACCCGTATCTGTCGAGCGGCACCAAGGACATCGAGTCCGCCTCGCTCGTCATCGAGCCGCTGGGCCGTTACGACCCGACCGGCGCGCTGGTTCCTTACCTGGCCGAAGAAATCCCGACCCTGGAAAACGGCGGTGTTTCGGAAGACCTGAAAACCATCACCTGGAAACTGAAGTCGGGCCTGAAATGGTCGGACGGTTCCGCTCTGACCTCGGCTGACGTTAAGTTCACCGCCGACTACTGCATGCACCCCGAGGGTGGCTGCGCACAGCTGGCGAAATTCGAAGGTGTTGAGTCGGTTGACGTTATTGACGACCTGACCGTGAAAGTGACCTTCGGCGAACCCAAGCCGAACCCCTATGGCCCGTTCATGGGTGGTCAGTCTCCGATCATTCAGGCGGCTCAGTTCGCGGACTGCATGGGCGCCAAAGCCCCTGAGTGCACCACCGCCAACTTTGGCCCGATCGGCACCGGCCCGTTTGTTGTCACCGAGTTCAAGCCGAACGACGTGATCTCGATGGAAGCCAACCAGAACTACCGTGACGCAGCCAAGCCTGCATTCGCGACCCTGACCTTCAAAGGTGGCGGCGACGCAACCGCAGCTGGTCGTGCCGTTCTGGAAACCGGTGAATTTGACTACGCCTGGAACCTGCAGCTGGCCCCTGAGGTCATCGCGAACATGGAAAAAGGCGGCAAGGGTAAAACCGTTGCAGCATTCGGTTCGCTGGTTGAGCGTATCGAAATGAACATGACCAACCCGTCGCCCGATCTGCCCGAAGGCGAGCGTTCGACCGCAGCCCACCCCCACCCGTTCCTGTCGGACCTGAGCGTGCGTAAAGCACTGTCGATGGCCATCGACCGCGAACTGCTGGTGGAAATCGGCTACGGCAAAGCAGGTCGTCCGACCTGTAACCTGGTGCCTGCACCGGCGATCTACGCGTCCGACAACACCGACTGTCTGACCCAGGACATCGCTGGCGCCAACGCACTGCTGGACGAAGCTGGCTGGGTTAAAGGTGCTGACGGCATCCGCGCCAAAGACGGCGTTAAACTGTCGATCCTGTACCAGACCTCGACCAACGCCGTTCGTCAGGACTTCCAGGCTCTGATCAAACAGTGGTGGAGCGAAATCGGTGTTGAAACCGAACTGCGCAACATCTCGGCATCGGTCTTCTTCGGTGGTGACCCGGGTTCGCCTGACACCTTCCAGAAGTTCTACGCTGACGCTGAAATGTACGCCAACAACTTCGACGGTACCGACCCTGAGTCGTATCTGGCACAGAACACCTGTGATAAGGCACCTAAGCCTGAATCGCAGTGGCAGGGTGAGAACATCAACCGTTTCTGCAACCCAGAATTCGACGCGCTGGTTGCTGAACTGGCCAAAACCGGTTCGCTGGCCAAGCGTGGTGAGCTGGGTCGTAAGCTAAACGACATGCTGACCAAAGACAGCTACGTGAAGATCCCGCTGGTTGACCGTGGTCGCGTCTCGGCCCACGCAAACACCCTGGGTGGTGTTGTGCTGAACACCTGGGACTCTGAGCTGTGGAATGTCGCTGACTGGCACCGCGTGAAGTAA
- a CDS encoding YeeE/YedE family protein gives MYEALLETLSVIPGLEDKTAPEVAVYAGLILGVLFGAVAQVTRLCFRRAVVSGPDQRQAAGVWLTALALAILATQFAVMYELISFDDHRFMVTDLPVAAIALGGLMFGAGMVLTRGCVSRLTVLCGSGNLRALTVLVVFAIVAHATLKGVLAPLRTALGSYTVPLESAALPGAGPILAGLIAFALLTVAARSGARPSHLIGGAVIGLLAAAGWVTTGYVLYDDFDPVALESLSFTLPASETLFWTIASSSISATFGTGLLGGVLAGAAVAALIRREFTWQSFDSPAQTGRYLSGGALMGVGGVLAGGCTLGAGLSGVPTLSVAAVLAILAIAAGGALTDRLLRVSASSSGSAG, from the coding sequence ATGTACGAAGCTCTGTTGGAAACTCTCTCCGTCATCCCCGGTCTGGAAGACAAGACCGCACCCGAGGTGGCCGTCTATGCCGGTCTGATCCTTGGCGTGCTGTTTGGCGCTGTGGCGCAGGTGACCCGCCTCTGTTTCCGCCGCGCGGTTGTCAGCGGCCCGGATCAACGTCAAGCCGCAGGTGTCTGGCTGACCGCGCTGGCGCTGGCCATCCTCGCCACGCAGTTTGCGGTCATGTACGAACTGATCTCCTTCGACGATCACCGCTTCATGGTCACTGACCTGCCCGTTGCCGCCATTGCCCTTGGAGGTCTGATGTTTGGCGCCGGCATGGTGCTGACCCGCGGCTGTGTCTCCCGCCTGACCGTGCTTTGTGGCTCTGGCAACCTGCGGGCCCTAACCGTGCTGGTGGTCTTCGCCATCGTCGCCCATGCCACGCTGAAAGGTGTGTTGGCGCCGCTGCGTACAGCACTCGGCAGCTATACGGTCCCGCTTGAAAGCGCTGCCCTCCCCGGCGCGGGACCGATCCTGGCAGGGCTTATCGCCTTTGCGCTTCTCACCGTTGCCGCCCGATCGGGTGCCCGCCCCTCACATCTGATCGGCGGCGCGGTGATTGGCCTGCTGGCGGCGGCGGGCTGGGTCACCACCGGCTATGTGCTCTATGATGATTTTGACCCGGTGGCGCTGGAAAGCCTCAGCTTCACCCTGCCCGCCTCGGAAACGCTATTCTGGACCATCGCTTCCTCCTCGATCTCGGCTACCTTCGGCACCGGCCTGTTGGGTGGCGTGCTGGCAGGCGCCGCTGTGGCTGCGCTGATCCGGCGCGAGTTCACATGGCAAAGCTTCGACAGCCCCGCCCAAACCGGCCGTTACCTCAGCGGTGGCGCCTTGATGGGGGTGGGTGGTGTTCTGGCCGGCGGCTGCACCTTGGGTGCGGGCCTGTCGGGCGTGCCGACGCTTTCGGTCGCCGCTGTGCTGGCCATCCTGGCCATTGCAGCCGGTGGCGCGCTGACCGACCGGTTGTTGCGGGTCAGTGCATCTTCTTCTGGATCCGCCGGATAA